In Oncorhynchus kisutch isolate 150728-3 linkage group LG7, Okis_V2, whole genome shotgun sequence, one DNA window encodes the following:
- the LOC109894176 gene encoding uncharacterized protein LOC109894176: MNSLVGYGVSSDSDSDGDIGNNNKTESKVDGETQKKGRNFLLESGSASSDSDCDFDPEEEGDPVSQLKPKRPPPACMAPPSESRTPLLPAPPSSLSHKLPPPPLGASSKSGVFANPFKAQADQRLNVLQKHVPLTLLARPSQIGGKRMCVAYRKDGRCRFGIKCKFAHDSDLQSSIIPNDYDPPAGDDPRSDQADPNEGGFSYMGRQNFHQNQGGDPEEEGQQSRKRRVGLSNTLVPPKRSMKNYAMQRKREQVKLN; this comes from the exons ATGAATTCTCTCGTTGGCTATGGCGTGTCCTCTGATTCTGACAGCGATGGGGATATTGGAAACAACAATAA GACTGAGAGCAAGGTGGATGGAGAGACCCAGAAGAAGGGCCGCAATTTCCTCCTAGAGTCCGGGTCAGCCTCCAGTGATTCAGACTGTGACTTCGAcccagaggaagagggagaccCCGTATCTCAACTAAAACCTAAACGCCCTCCTCCTGCCTGTATGGCACCGCCCTCTGAGTCCCGGACCCCTCTCCTCCCCGCACCCCCTAGTTCCCTCTCCCACAaactcccccctccaccccttgGGGCCTCGTCCAAGAGTGGCGTATTCGCCAACCCCTTCAAGGCGCAAGCCGACCAGAGGCTCAACGTCTTGCAGAAGCACGTCCCTCTCACTCTGCTGGCCCGGCCCTCCCAGATAGGAGGCAAGAGGATGTGCGTGGCGTACAGGAAGGACGGACGCTGCAGGTTCGGGATCAAATGCAAGTTTGCCCATGACAGCGACCTCCAGAGCTCCATCATTCCCAATGACTATGACCCCCCTGCGGGTGACGATCCCAGATCGGACCAAGCTGACCCCAACGAGGGGGGCTTTTCATACATGGGTCGCCAGAACTTTCACCAAAACCAGGGAGGAGACCCTGAAGAGGAGGGTCAGCAGTCTAGGAAGAGGAGAGTAGGGCTGAGTAACACCCTAGTGCCTCCTAAAAGGTCAATGAAGAATTATGCAatgcagaggaagagagaacaggtCAAATTGAACTGA